The following are encoded in a window of Halorarum salinum genomic DNA:
- a CDS encoding DUF7513 family protein gives MSLFGKYLKGWQFRSANPSFEVGQELTAMITGTDGDTPVARVGDTILRVPDAPRTAVDKRVRLRVTEFDGNEHEGTAELVEVVGETTF, from the coding sequence ATGAGCCTCTTCGGGAAGTACCTGAAGGGCTGGCAGTTCCGGAGCGCCAACCCCTCCTTCGAGGTGGGTCAGGAACTCACGGCGATGATCACCGGGACGGACGGCGACACCCCCGTTGCCCGCGTCGGCGACACGATCCTCCGCGTCCCGGACGCGCCCCGGACGGCGGTGGACAAGCGGGTGCGACTCAGGGTGACGGAGTTCGACGGGAACGAACACGAGGGGACGGCCGAACTGGTCGAGGTCGTCGGCGAGACGACGTTCTGA
- a CDS encoding rhodanese-like domain-containing protein — translation MKDESSTRRRFIHAAGASAVFALAGCSSDGNGSGSTEDGGTPTEGTGSPTATGTEDGEYVGPRNGDDLPEDPNPKDGYPPEFESVPEERNVDTDSFETLERGGQTIKLVPTDVAYYWYVRGEARFVDTRSESEFEVSHVFGSVLSPAGDGIDLPDDPVLEWPEGDRIVTYCACPHHLSSLRAASLLNRGYQEVYALDEGFDAWRENDYPLAGEDIGRVPPVRVINGKVPQRHEGEFAWAYHEGSDQREATPIQADGSYELRTKFVDVNADATVRVETPAYNVTGTFEELTAGTISRDGTVPSGDGSSGNGTANGTSTDDGGFDVRPFLR, via the coding sequence ATGAAGGACGAAAGTTCGACTCGCAGACGGTTCATCCACGCGGCGGGTGCGAGCGCGGTGTTCGCCCTCGCGGGGTGTTCCAGCGACGGTAACGGTTCGGGGAGCACCGAGGACGGCGGGACGCCCACCGAGGGGACCGGATCCCCGACCGCCACCGGCACCGAGGACGGCGAGTACGTCGGCCCGCGCAACGGCGACGACCTGCCGGAGGACCCGAACCCGAAGGACGGCTACCCGCCCGAGTTCGAGTCCGTCCCGGAGGAGCGGAACGTCGACACGGACAGCTTCGAGACGCTTGAGCGCGGCGGCCAGACGATCAAACTGGTCCCCACGGACGTCGCCTACTACTGGTACGTCCGCGGCGAGGCCCGGTTCGTCGACACGCGCAGCGAGAGCGAGTTCGAGGTCTCGCACGTGTTCGGCTCGGTCCTGAGCCCGGCCGGCGACGGCATCGACCTGCCGGACGACCCCGTGCTCGAGTGGCCCGAGGGGGACCGCATCGTCACCTACTGTGCGTGCCCGCACCACCTGTCGTCGCTCCGCGCGGCCTCGCTGCTGAACCGGGGGTACCAGGAGGTGTACGCGCTGGACGAGGGGTTCGACGCCTGGCGCGAGAACGACTACCCGCTCGCCGGCGAGGACATCGGCCGCGTCCCGCCCGTGCGCGTCATCAACGGGAAGGTCCCGCAGCGACACGAAGGGGAGTTCGCGTGGGCCTACCACGAGGGCTCGGACCAGCGGGAGGCGACCCCCATCCAGGCCGACGGGAGCTACGAGCTCCGGACGAAGTTCGTCGACGTGAACGCGGACGCCACCGTACGGGTCGAGACCCCGGCGTACAACGTGACGGGGACGTTCGAGGAACTGACCGCGGGGACCATCTCCAGGGACGGGACCGTCCCCTCCGGCGACGGCTCCTCGGGGAACGGGACGGCGAACGGGACGTCGACGGACGACGGCGGGTTCGACGTTCGACCGTTCCTCCGCTGA
- the pstB gene encoding phosphate ABC transporter ATP-binding protein PstB, whose amino-acid sequence MTMSENTSNLAEERTAGPTAGPVGTGDDEPIGASIEVPDPGEGPGSGASRTAIAARGLTVSYGDEVALRPVDVDVPERRVTAIIGPSGCGKSTFLRCINRMNDRVDSCRVEGELLFEGKDVYDDDVDPVALRRRIGMVFQQPNPFPKSIYDNVAYGLRVQGRTDDLDERVERALRRSALWDEVSHRLDESGLELSGGQQQRLCIARAIAPDPDVLLMDEPASALDPVATSKVEDLIADLAEEYTVVVVTHNMQQAARISDETAVFLTGGELVEFGDTATVFGNPESDRVEDYITGKFG is encoded by the coding sequence ATAACCATGTCCGAGAACACATCGAACCTCGCGGAGGAACGGACGGCCGGCCCGACCGCCGGGCCGGTCGGGACCGGCGACGACGAACCGATCGGGGCGTCCATCGAGGTCCCGGACCCCGGGGAGGGACCCGGGTCCGGGGCGTCCCGGACCGCGATCGCCGCGCGCGGCCTCACCGTCTCTTACGGCGACGAGGTGGCGCTCCGGCCGGTCGACGTCGACGTCCCCGAGCGGCGGGTGACGGCGATCATCGGCCCGTCGGGCTGCGGGAAGTCGACGTTTCTGCGGTGTATCAACCGGATGAACGACCGCGTCGACTCCTGTCGCGTCGAGGGGGAACTCCTGTTCGAGGGGAAGGACGTGTACGACGACGACGTCGACCCGGTGGCGCTGCGGCGGCGCATCGGGATGGTGTTCCAGCAACCCAACCCGTTCCCCAAGAGCATCTACGACAACGTCGCCTACGGGCTTCGCGTCCAGGGTCGAACCGACGACCTGGACGAACGCGTCGAGCGCGCCCTGCGGCGCTCGGCGCTCTGGGACGAGGTGAGCCACCGCCTCGACGAGTCGGGACTGGAGCTCTCGGGCGGCCAGCAACAGCGGCTCTGTATCGCCCGCGCCATCGCACCGGACCCGGACGTGCTGTTGATGGACGAACCGGCGAGCGCGCTGGACCCTGTGGCGACCTCGAAGGTCGAGGACCTCATCGCGGACCTGGCCGAGGAGTACACGGTCGTCGTCGTCACGCACAACATGCAGCAGGCGGCGCGCATCTCGGACGAGACGGCGGTGTTTCTCACCGGCGGGGAACTCGTCGAGTTCGGCGACACCGCGACCGTGTTCGGGAACCCCGAGTCCGACCGCGTCGAGGACTACATCACCGGCAAGTTCGGATGA
- the pstA gene encoding phosphate ABC transporter permease PstA: protein MATERSRGGRHDSAPATESVSRLRGRLFEGVTLGATVFGLAAVAFLLAYVFNDALRPLSADPRWHAVFLSTTIAPSLALAWYYYDRDPAAGEVAYATLGVPVVGLLVGGWLAVLFVEVVTPAEWFAALAGLSVGAGAVLAHRRLRPGAALERLAVLGVGPAAGVVGATAVMRSLPVVPVGWMLLVASVTAPAALAFGRVVARRRDDGRGVEETLLASVLVASIGAVLSPIVGLTAGNWVLLATATLLPTGAYLEGVLRRGEGLSGLAFPVVVVGGAALGAVVVRSLGFAGPEPWLDWGFLTSPTSRTPADAGIYPPLVGSVLMLVVIVVSAFPVGVGAAIYLEEYAPASGRAGRFVDLVEINIGNLAGVPSVVYGLLGLALFIRGVGLESGIVVVGGLTVGLLVLPIVVISAQEAIRAVPESRRAASYGMGATKWQTTRNVVLPEALPGILTGTILALGRAIGETAPLLMIGAASSVRLAPSGFFAKFSAMPRQLFAWSSEIKPEFRFGVLAAGVVTLLVVLLVMNGTAILVRNRYQRSR, encoded by the coding sequence ATGGCGACCGAGCGCTCCCGGGGCGGTCGCCACGACTCGGCCCCCGCGACGGAGTCGGTGAGCCGCCTCCGCGGTCGGCTGTTCGAGGGCGTCACGCTCGGCGCGACCGTGTTCGGCCTCGCGGCGGTCGCGTTCCTGCTGGCGTACGTGTTCAACGACGCGCTCCGGCCGCTGAGCGCCGACCCCCGCTGGCACGCCGTCTTCCTCTCCACGACGATCGCGCCGTCGCTCGCGCTCGCCTGGTACTACTACGACCGCGACCCCGCCGCGGGGGAGGTCGCGTACGCGACCCTCGGCGTCCCCGTCGTCGGCCTGCTGGTCGGCGGGTGGCTCGCCGTCCTGTTCGTCGAGGTGGTCACCCCGGCCGAGTGGTTCGCGGCGCTCGCGGGCCTCTCCGTCGGCGCCGGCGCGGTCCTCGCCCACCGGCGCCTCCGCCCCGGGGCCGCCCTCGAACGGCTGGCCGTTCTCGGCGTCGGACCGGCCGCAGGCGTCGTCGGCGCGACGGCGGTGATGCGGTCGCTCCCGGTCGTGCCGGTCGGCTGGATGCTGCTCGTCGCGTCGGTGACTGCTCCCGCGGCGCTCGCGTTCGGCCGGGTCGTCGCCCGGCGACGCGACGACGGCCGCGGCGTCGAGGAGACGCTCCTCGCCTCGGTTCTCGTCGCGTCGATCGGTGCGGTGCTCTCTCCCATCGTCGGCCTGACGGCGGGGAACTGGGTTCTGCTTGCGACGGCGACCCTGCTCCCGACCGGCGCCTACCTGGAGGGGGTCCTCCGGCGGGGGGAGGGGCTCTCCGGGCTCGCCTTCCCCGTCGTCGTCGTGGGGGGCGCCGCCCTCGGGGCGGTCGTCGTCCGGTCGCTCGGGTTCGCTGGGCCGGAGCCGTGGCTCGACTGGGGCTTCCTCACGAGCCCCACCTCGCGGACCCCCGCCGACGCGGGCATCTATCCGCCCCTGGTCGGCTCCGTGCTGATGCTCGTCGTCATCGTCGTCTCCGCATTCCCCGTGGGGGTGGGGGCGGCGATCTACCTCGAGGAGTACGCGCCGGCGTCCGGCCGGGCCGGGCGGTTCGTCGACCTCGTCGAGATCAACATCGGAAACCTCGCGGGCGTCCCCTCCGTGGTGTACGGCCTGCTCGGGCTCGCGTTGTTCATCCGGGGGGTCGGCCTGGAGTCGGGCATCGTCGTCGTCGGCGGGCTCACGGTGGGGCTGCTCGTGCTCCCCATCGTCGTCATCTCCGCGCAGGAGGCGATCCGCGCGGTACCCGAGTCGAGGCGGGCGGCCTCCTACGGGATGGGGGCGACGAAGTGGCAGACGACCCGGAACGTCGTGCTCCCGGAGGCGCTCCCGGGGATCCTCACCGGAACGATCCTCGCGCTCGGGCGGGCGATCGGGGAGACGGCTCCGCTCCTGATGATCGGCGCCGCCTCGAGCGTCCGGCTCGCGCCGTCCGGATTCTTCGCGAAGTTCAGCGCGATGCCGCGCCAGCTCTTCGCGTGGTCCTCCGAGATCAAGCCCGAGTTCCGGTTCGGCGTGCTGGCGGCCGGCGTGGTGACGCTGCTCGTCGTGCTGCTCGTGATGAACGGGACCGCGATCCTCGTCCGGAACAGGTACCAGCGGAGTCGATAA
- the pstC gene encoding phosphate ABC transporter permease subunit PstC: MSNETNRLQLSGGQQRRAARERLYRWVLFLCASLTVVVTLGIVLALTVDAVAFFGMVDPVSFFTGTTWITDRGQFGVLPLVTGTLLVTAGAAVVAIPVGVAAAVYLSEYASRRARSVLKPGLEILAGIPTVVYGYLALVYLTPFLRTLGFDLGTFNVASAAIMVGIMIIPMVSSLSEDAMSAVPDALRQAGYALGATKYEVSTGVVVPAAVSGIFASFILALSRAIGETMIVVMAMGLRPRLFDLTDPLSSLSESGQTMTSAMVQAVTSDVSAASPTYRSMFALGLTLFAITFLMNYLSNLISARYREEYR; this comes from the coding sequence ATGAGCAACGAAACGAACCGCCTGCAACTGTCCGGCGGCCAGCAGCGCCGTGCGGCGCGTGAACGGCTCTACCGCTGGGTGTTGTTCCTCTGTGCCTCGCTGACGGTGGTCGTCACCCTGGGCATCGTCCTCGCGCTCACGGTCGACGCCGTCGCGTTCTTCGGCATGGTCGACCCGGTGTCGTTCTTCACCGGGACCACGTGGATCACCGACCGCGGCCAGTTCGGCGTGTTGCCGCTGGTGACCGGAACGCTGCTCGTGACGGCCGGCGCGGCCGTCGTCGCCATCCCGGTCGGCGTCGCGGCGGCGGTCTACCTGAGCGAGTACGCGAGCCGACGGGCCCGATCGGTGCTCAAGCCGGGGCTGGAGATCCTCGCGGGCATCCCGACGGTCGTGTACGGCTACCTCGCGCTCGTCTACCTGACCCCGTTCCTCCGGACGCTCGGGTTCGACCTGGGCACGTTCAACGTGGCGAGCGCGGCGATCATGGTCGGCATCATGATCATCCCGATGGTGTCGAGCCTCAGCGAGGACGCGATGAGCGCGGTGCCGGACGCCCTGCGGCAGGCCGGCTACGCGCTGGGCGCGACGAAGTACGAGGTGTCGACCGGCGTGGTCGTCCCGGCGGCGGTGTCGGGCATCTTCGCCTCGTTCATCCTCGCGCTCTCGCGGGCCATCGGCGAGACGATGATCGTCGTCATGGCGATGGGGCTTCGGCCGCGGCTGTTCGACCTCACCGACCCGCTCTCGAGCCTCTCGGAGTCGGGACAGACCATGACCTCCGCGATGGTGCAGGCGGTGACCAGCGACGTCTCCGCGGCCTCGCCGACGTACAGGAGCATGTTCGCGCTCGGCCTGACGCTGTTCGCCATCACGTTCCTCATGAACTACCTCAGCAACCTGATCTCGGCGCGGTATCGCGAGGAGTACCGATGA
- the glmU gene encoding bifunctional sugar-1-phosphate nucleotidylyltransferase/acetyltransferase, producing the protein MQAVVLAAGRGTRMRPLTESLPKPMLPVADRPLVAHVADAAVAAGADELVLVVGYEADLVRDYFRSTYEGVPVRYAVQEEQDGTADAVRAAAPHLDGEFAVLNGDNLCDPAGVRTLFEAGPSVATVHREDPTSYGVLATDGGSVSNIVEKPADPPSTLVNAGAYVFPAAATDWLDVPPSERDERELTDVLARSIDSVDVTPVELDGWLDVGRPWELLEANEWQLGDLERRVEGTVSEDATLHGDVVVEPGARVDDGVVIEGPALIRSGASVGPNAYVRGATLVGKDVSVGHAVEVKNSVLMAGANVNHLSYVGDSVLGRDVNVGAGTNVANLRHDDRPVELTVKGERVSTGRRKFGAVLGPGASTGINTSLDPGVTLSAGATTLPGERVDRDR; encoded by the coding sequence ATGCAAGCAGTCGTTCTGGCCGCGGGCCGCGGGACGCGGATGCGACCGCTGACCGAATCGCTTCCCAAGCCGATGCTCCCGGTCGCCGACCGGCCGCTCGTCGCGCACGTCGCCGACGCGGCCGTCGCGGCCGGCGCGGACGAACTCGTCCTCGTCGTCGGCTACGAGGCGGACCTGGTCAGGGACTACTTCCGCTCCACGTACGAGGGCGTCCCGGTGCGCTACGCCGTCCAGGAGGAACAGGACGGCACCGCCGACGCCGTCCGCGCGGCCGCCCCCCACCTCGACGGCGAGTTCGCGGTGCTCAACGGCGACAACCTCTGTGACCCCGCCGGCGTCCGGACGCTGTTCGAGGCCGGCCCGAGCGTCGCCACGGTCCACCGGGAGGACCCCACCTCGTACGGCGTGCTGGCCACCGACGGCGGGTCGGTGTCGAACATCGTCGAGAAGCCCGCCGACCCCCCGAGCACCCTGGTGAACGCCGGCGCGTACGTCTTCCCGGCGGCCGCGACCGACTGGCTCGACGTGCCGCCGAGCGAGCGGGACGAGCGCGAGTTGACGGACGTCCTCGCGCGCAGCATCGACTCCGTGGACGTGACGCCGGTGGAACTGGACGGCTGGCTCGACGTCGGGCGCCCGTGGGAACTGCTCGAGGCGAACGAGTGGCAGCTGGGCGACCTCGAACGGCGCGTCGAGGGGACGGTGAGCGAGGACGCGACGCTCCACGGCGACGTCGTGGTCGAACCCGGCGCGCGGGTCGACGACGGCGTCGTGATCGAGGGGCCCGCGCTGATCCGTTCGGGCGCGAGCGTCGGGCCGAACGCCTACGTCCGCGGGGCGACGCTCGTCGGGAAGGACGTCTCGGTCGGCCACGCGGTCGAGGTGAAAAACAGCGTGCTCATGGCGGGCGCGAACGTGAACCACCTCTCGTACGTGGGCGACAGCGTGCTCGGGCGGGACGTCAACGTCGGCGCCGGCACGAACGTGGCGAACCTCCGGCACGACGACCGCCCGGTCGAACTGACGGTGAAGGGCGAGCGGGTCTCGACCGGCCGCCGGAAGTTCGGCGCCGTCCTCGGCCCCGGGGCGAGCACGGGCATCAACACCAGTCTCGATCCGGGAGTGACGCTCTCGGCCGGCGCGACGACCCTTCCCGGGGAACGTGTGGACCGTGACAGATAA
- a CDS encoding Na+/H+ antiporter NhaC family protein, translated as MTPPPNDTDGYDETVREELAEAEEARTGPRIEFHGGRLVSGFPIAFFIVWAIVQSGLLRIGDETGLVAGMLIGLILGMLFVKGNWRAYANTIFEGMTQRVAATAVVAWLWAGMFASTIQAGGFVDGLVWAANAADVGATLFPAITFLLAGLLATGIGTGYGTTVAFSTLVFPAGLLLGANPVLMFGAILSGAVFGDNLAPVSDTTIVSAVTQDSDIGGVVASRFKYAIVAALFAVVTYVFAAGAMSGVNITGVDAEQIIAQAQPIGLVHLLSMGIVIATAVMGRHIIEAISWGLIVAFLLNVVLGLAPVSDMVVFNAPRDLGIAQSLSVLPFVELVDSAETSVGGSIYSGAEGFFPLIVLVLLIVAAAQVMIRGGGFEALQNWLLERVATNVRRAETTMVLGTAMVNAMITINTAAEIAIAPYIARIGERFNINGYRRANILDANTSALGYIFPWSGGVLVGYAVIRTLPNQYDWFTQSMVVNPVDVWPFVFHGWFLVGVFLLAAWTGFGREYISDRETEEVARV; from the coding sequence ATGACGCCACCACCGAACGACACCGACGGATACGACGAAACGGTACGGGAGGAACTGGCGGAGGCGGAGGAGGCCCGCACGGGCCCGCGGATCGAGTTCCACGGGGGGCGGCTGGTCAGCGGGTTCCCCATCGCCTTCTTCATCGTCTGGGCGATCGTCCAGAGCGGACTGCTCCGCATCGGGGACGAGACCGGTCTCGTCGCGGGGATGCTGATCGGGCTCATCCTCGGGATGCTGTTCGTGAAGGGTAACTGGCGGGCGTACGCCAACACCATCTTCGAGGGGATGACCCAGCGCGTGGCCGCGACCGCGGTCGTGGCCTGGCTCTGGGCGGGCATGTTCGCCAGCACCATCCAGGCGGGCGGCTTCGTCGACGGCCTCGTGTGGGCCGCGAACGCGGCCGACGTCGGGGCGACGCTGTTCCCGGCGATCACGTTCCTGCTCGCCGGGTTGCTCGCGACCGGCATCGGGACCGGCTACGGGACGACCGTCGCGTTCTCGACGCTCGTGTTCCCCGCCGGCCTCCTGCTGGGCGCGAACCCGGTGCTCATGTTCGGCGCCATCCTGTCGGGCGCGGTGTTCGGCGACAACCTCGCGCCGGTGAGCGACACGACCATCGTGAGCGCCGTCACCCAGGACTCGGACATCGGCGGCGTCGTCGCCTCCCGGTTCAAGTACGCGATCGTCGCGGCGCTCTTCGCGGTGGTCACGTACGTGTTCGCCGCGGGCGCGATGTCGGGCGTGAACATCACCGGCGTCGACGCGGAACAGATCATCGCGCAGGCCCAGCCGATCGGGCTGGTCCACCTGCTCTCGATGGGGATCGTCATCGCGACCGCCGTGATGGGCCGGCACATCATCGAGGCCATCTCGTGGGGGCTCATCGTGGCGTTCCTGTTGAACGTCGTGCTGGGGCTCGCGCCGGTCAGCGACATGGTCGTGTTCAACGCGCCCCGGGATCTCGGGATCGCCCAGTCGCTCTCGGTTCTGCCGTTCGTCGAACTCGTCGACAGCGCGGAGACGAGCGTCGGCGGCAGCATCTACTCGGGCGCCGAGGGGTTCTTCCCGCTCATCGTGCTGGTGCTGCTCATCGTCGCGGCCGCCCAGGTGATGATCCGCGGCGGCGGCTTCGAGGCGCTCCAGAACTGGCTGCTCGAGCGCGTGGCGACCAACGTCCGGCGCGCCGAGACCACGATGGTGCTCGGCACGGCGATGGTCAACGCGATGATCACCATCAACACCGCGGCCGAGATCGCCATCGCGCCCTACATCGCGCGCATCGGCGAGCGGTTCAACATCAACGGCTACCGCCGCGCGAACATCCTCGACGCCAACACCTCGGCGCTTGGCTACATCTTCCCGTGGTCCGGCGGGGTGCTCGTGGGCTATGCGGTCATCCGAACGCTGCCGAACCAGTACGACTGGTTCACCCAGTCGATGGTCGTCAACCCGGTCGACGTCTGGCCGTTCGTCTTCCACGGCTGGTTCCTGGTCGGGGTGTTCCTGCTCGCGGCCTGGACCGGCTTCGGGCGCGAGTACATCAGCGACCGCGAGACCGAGGAGGTGGCCCGCGTATGA
- a CDS encoding phosphate signaling complex PhoU family protein: METRKVQTVGSGTFTVSLPKEWATAQDVAAGTVVNVDTTIDGVLRIEARDPPAGALERATVGIGDAEPTRLERTVRAAYAAGVEELRLVADGEVTDGQRRVLRGVTRSLVGVTVEEGVDGRATVRTLLDADEVSIVQSLRQLRLVALAMHREATGALIDGTAAGGVPDRDDDADRLFGLIDRHFGRGLSKLDECDALGLTRPELFELWLAARELERVADRAERVAGAAEDVAGAVPDDAVPDVRLLARTARGIVADGVDAVTGDAPPAAARRALDARDRVRARAAALDRRLFEDPDAEYGLARAVEHLRRTAEHGGDVAELALRAAIRRDEFP, translated from the coding sequence ATGGAGACGAGAAAGGTCCAGACGGTCGGCAGCGGGACCTTCACCGTCTCGCTCCCCAAGGAGTGGGCGACCGCGCAGGACGTCGCGGCCGGAACGGTCGTCAACGTGGACACGACCATCGACGGCGTGCTCCGGATCGAGGCCCGCGACCCGCCCGCGGGCGCGCTCGAGCGGGCGACCGTCGGGATCGGCGACGCCGAGCCGACGCGCCTCGAACGGACCGTGCGGGCCGCCTACGCGGCGGGGGTCGAGGAGCTCCGGCTCGTCGCCGACGGGGAGGTCACCGACGGCCAGCGACGGGTCCTGCGCGGGGTGACGCGGTCGCTCGTCGGCGTCACCGTCGAGGAGGGGGTGGACGGCCGGGCGACGGTCCGGACGCTGCTCGACGCGGACGAGGTGTCGATCGTCCAGTCGCTCCGCCAGCTCCGGCTCGTCGCGCTGGCGATGCACCGCGAGGCGACCGGGGCCCTGATCGACGGGACCGCGGCCGGCGGCGTCCCCGACCGGGACGACGATGCCGACCGCCTGTTCGGGCTGATCGACCGGCACTTCGGCCGGGGGCTCTCCAAGCTCGACGAGTGTGACGCCCTCGGGTTGACCCGGCCGGAACTTTTCGAACTGTGGCTCGCGGCGCGCGAACTGGAGCGGGTCGCCGACCGCGCGGAACGCGTCGCTGGGGCGGCCGAGGACGTCGCGGGGGCGGTCCCGGACGACGCCGTCCCCGACGTCCGCCTTCTCGCCCGGACCGCGCGGGGGATCGTCGCGGACGGGGTTGACGCCGTCACGGGTGACGCGCCCCCGGCCGCCGCTCGTCGCGCGCTGGACGCCCGCGACCGGGTTCGCGCCCGCGCCGCGGCGCTCGACCGGCGGCTGTTCGAGGACCCGGACGCGGAGTACGGGCTGGCTCGCGCCGTCGAACACCTCCGGCGGACGGCCGAACACGGCGGCGACGTCGCGGAGCTCGCGCTGCGTGCGGCGATTCGGCGCGACGAGTTCCCGTGA
- a CDS encoding alkaline phosphatase family protein: MWSMTPTASRMEGAVVLGLDGVPWPLLERWIGFGGLPSFERLFEEGSAGPIGSTTPASTPLAWPSITTGTWPDKHGRSPSHSSTWRRSKSPGSKRSTTWSTGRRRPSSTVTAAST; encoded by the coding sequence ATGTGGTCGATGACGCCGACCGCGAGCCGGATGGAGGGGGCAGTCGTCCTCGGGCTGGACGGGGTTCCCTGGCCGCTGCTCGAACGCTGGATCGGGTTCGGCGGCCTCCCCTCGTTCGAACGGCTGTTCGAGGAGGGTTCCGCGGGCCCGATCGGGAGCACGACGCCGGCGTCGACGCCGCTCGCGTGGCCGTCGATCACCACCGGAACGTGGCCCGACAAGCACGGGCGGTCCCCCAGCCATTCGTCGACATGGCGGCGCTCCAAGTCCCCGGGAAGCAAGCGCTCTACGACGTGGAGTACGGGGAGACGGCGGCCTTCGTCCACGGTGACGGCTGCCTCTACGTGA
- the glmM gene encoding phosphoglucosamine mutase — translation MFGTSGIRGEVGEEVTADVALSVGRALASEGYDRVVVGRDTRESGTMLADALSAGVRECGADVVRLGTAATPTVARSVGWLDADAGVAVTASHNPPADNGLKLWTPSGRAFDGQQRDEIARRVHQGAYALASAGEVGSESEWEGGTGRHVAALREATGSLDGLHAVVDVGNGAGRLTATALDELGCSVTTLHAEPDGSFPGRPSEPTAETCTKLCRLVEHTDAHFGVAHDGDADRTMAVTGEGEFVPGDLLLALFGRACAGAGERVAAPLNTSLAVDDALADVGASVVRTKVGDTYVAERVADDDVAFGGEPSGAWIWPGETRCPDGPLAACRLAELVRDHGPLGAQLDGIGGYVTRRESREAEAKSEVVRRVHREAVATYDTVDVSDGVRVDVDDGWFLVRASGTQPLVRVTAEAEDAGRADELFEAASELVADARAGESSGPEPEAAAVGDRSDD, via the coding sequence ATGTTCGGAACGAGCGGCATCCGCGGCGAGGTCGGCGAGGAAGTGACGGCGGACGTCGCGCTCTCGGTCGGCCGGGCGCTGGCCTCCGAGGGGTACGATCGGGTCGTCGTCGGACGGGACACCCGCGAGAGCGGGACGATGCTCGCGGACGCGCTCTCCGCGGGCGTCCGGGAGTGTGGCGCCGACGTCGTCCGCCTCGGCACGGCCGCCACGCCGACGGTCGCGCGGAGCGTCGGGTGGCTGGACGCCGACGCCGGCGTCGCCGTGACCGCCTCGCACAACCCGCCCGCGGACAACGGCCTGAAACTGTGGACGCCGTCGGGACGGGCCTTCGACGGCCAGCAGCGCGACGAGATCGCCCGCCGGGTCCACCAGGGGGCGTACGCGCTCGCGTCCGCCGGGGAGGTCGGGTCCGAGAGCGAGTGGGAGGGCGGGACCGGGCGCCACGTCGCCGCGCTCCGGGAGGCGACCGGGTCGCTCGACGGCCTCCACGCGGTCGTCGACGTCGGCAACGGCGCCGGCCGCCTGACCGCGACGGCGCTCGACGAACTCGGCTGCTCGGTGACGACGCTCCACGCCGAACCGGACGGCTCGTTCCCCGGGCGCCCGAGCGAGCCGACCGCCGAGACCTGCACGAAGCTCTGCCGGCTCGTCGAGCACACGGACGCCCACTTCGGGGTCGCCCACGACGGCGACGCCGACCGGACGATGGCCGTGACCGGGGAGGGGGAGTTCGTCCCCGGCGACCTGCTGCTCGCGCTGTTCGGCCGCGCGTGCGCCGGTGCGGGCGAACGCGTCGCCGCGCCGCTCAACACGAGCCTCGCGGTCGACGACGCGCTCGCCGACGTGGGCGCGTCGGTGGTCAGGACGAAGGTCGGCGACACGTACGTGGCCGAGCGCGTCGCCGACGACGACGTCGCCTTCGGGGGCGAGCCCTCGGGCGCCTGGATCTGGCCGGGGGAGACGCGCTGTCCCGACGGGCCGCTGGCCGCCTGCCGCCTCGCGGAACTCGTCCGCGACCACGGCCCGCTGGGGGCGCAACTCGACGGCATCGGCGGCTACGTGACCCGCCGCGAGAGCCGCGAGGCGGAGGCCAAGTCGGAGGTCGTGCGCCGGGTGCACCGCGAGGCGGTGGCGACGTACGACACGGTCGACGTGAGCGACGGGGTCCGCGTGGACGTCGACGACGGCTGGTTCCTCGTCCGCGCGAGCGGCACCCAGCCGCTCGTCCGCGTCACCGCGGAAGCCGAGGACGCCGGGCGTGCCGACGAACTGTTCGAGGCCGCGTCGGAACTCGTCGCGGACGCTCGGGCCGGGGAGTCGAGCGGCCCCGAACCGGAGGCGGCCGCGGTCGGGGACCGGTCCGACGACTAG